One genomic region from Thermodesulfobacteriota bacterium encodes:
- the rimI gene encoding ribosomal protein S18-alanine N-acetyltransferase, translating to MSEVTSHKTFCKIIRMTEDELPEIMLIEKACFPAPWTKQAFRDELVCPFSYPYVAKVRNIHPSPVLGYICFWIVLDELHLLNLAVHPAHRRQGIGRELLSFALKMGKTAGTKFATLEVRPSNVAAITLYKDAGFIPVGQRPGYYSDSHEDAVIMEYDFLKKVPDTKDMS from the coding sequence ATGTCCGAGGTCACCTCTCACAAGACTTTCTGTAAGATCATCCGGATGACTGAAGATGAGTTACCTGAGATTATGCTCATTGAAAAAGCCTGCTTCCCTGCCCCTTGGACCAAACAAGCCTTCCGTGACGAATTAGTCTGTCCTTTTTCTTATCCTTACGTGGCAAAAGTCAGAAATATTCATCCCTCCCCTGTCCTGGGATATATCTGTTTTTGGATAGTCCTGGATGAACTCCATTTGCTTAACCTGGCCGTTCATCCGGCCCACCGCCGGCAAGGAATCGGCCGAGAACTACTTTCCTTTGCGCTTAAGATGGGAAAAACGGCGGGTACAAAGTTCGCCACCCTGGAGGTCAGACCATCCAATGTTGCAGCCATAACTCTTTATAAAGATGCAGGATTCATTCCGGTAGGCCAAAGGCCGGGATATTATTCAGATAGCCATGAAGATGCAGTTATCATGGAGTATGACTTTCTTAAAAAGGTGCCGGATACGAAAGATATGAGTTGA
- a CDS encoding PTS sugar transporter subunit IIA: protein MQISELISSDHIITNLRANSKQDALAELAEVLVRKNKILDKETVVSILLEREKLGSTGIGDGVAIPHGKLKGLDRVIIALGRSLSGVPFDSVDGKPVRLLFLLLAPEESAGLYLRILAKLSRFLKNPVSKEKLLGAKSAEEMAEIIKSEGEEI, encoded by the coding sequence ATGCAAATCAGTGAGTTAATATCTTCGGACCATATAATAACCAACCTTAGAGCCAATTCCAAGCAAGATGCCCTGGCAGAACTGGCGGAAGTGCTTGTACGTAAAAATAAGATACTGGATAAAGAGACCGTGGTCTCCATTTTGCTGGAAAGGGAAAAGTTGGGTAGCACCGGAATAGGAGATGGAGTAGCCATACCCCACGGCAAGTTAAAGGGCCTGGACCGGGTTATCATAGCCCTGGGGCGCAGTCTTTCCGGTGTGCCTTTTGATTCTGTCGATGGGAAACCCGTGCGGCTCCTTTTTCTACTTCTAGCCCCGGAGGAATCGGCCGGCCTGTATCTGCGGATTCTGGCAAAGCTTTCGCGTTTTTTAAAGAATCCCGTCTCTAAGGAAAAATTGCTGGGTGCAAAATCGGCAGAAGAAATGGCCGAGATCATTAAGAGCGAGGGCGAAGAAATTTAA
- the rapZ gene encoding RNase adapter RapZ codes for MLKPVQVVIITGLSGSGKSTALRAFEDLGYYCVDNLPVVLLPQFLHIQEPAPGQTVRAALVMDMREQDFLKEYTAIFADLKKEGFKLEILFLESSDDVLLRRFSQTRRHHPLIPSPVTTVMDAIALERRQLALLKEEADRVLDTSFYNLHQLRGAIGSLYGSRVDLNRLLVNLLSFGFKYGVPGEADMVFDVRFLPNPFFVPNLKELDGTSPQAKDYVLKDQTTQTFLSKVSELLFFLIPFFKREGKMYLTIATGCTGGRHRSVTVTEELKNILTEKGYEVVVHHRDILLG; via the coding sequence ATGTTAAAACCGGTCCAGGTTGTTATCATTACAGGACTTTCCGGATCCGGCAAAAGCACTGCGCTTCGCGCCTTTGAGGATCTTGGTTATTATTGTGTTGATAACCTCCCGGTTGTCCTTCTTCCCCAGTTCTTGCACATCCAGGAACCCGCCCCCGGCCAAACTGTCCGGGCGGCGCTGGTAATGGATATGCGCGAACAGGATTTTCTGAAAGAGTATACTGCTATCTTTGCTGACCTTAAAAAAGAGGGCTTTAAATTAGAGATACTTTTCCTCGAGTCTTCAGACGATGTACTGTTAAGAAGATTCAGCCAGACCAGGCGACACCATCCTTTGATCCCTTCTCCGGTAACGACAGTTATGGATGCCATCGCCCTGGAACGGAGGCAATTAGCCCTTCTAAAAGAAGAGGCAGACCGGGTCTTAGATACGAGTTTCTATAATCTCCATCAACTCCGTGGGGCCATTGGCAGTCTGTATGGCTCCCGCGTTGATCTCAATCGTCTGCTCGTTAATCTCCTTTCCTTTGGCTTTAAATATGGCGTCCCCGGCGAGGCAGACATGGTCTTTGATGTGCGTTTTTTGCCTAACCCTTTCTTTGTGCCGAATTTAAAGGAGCTTGACGGGACAAGCCCGCAAGCCAAGGACTACGTCCTAAAAGACCAGACCACACAGACTTTTTTAAGCAAGGTCTCCGAGTTATTGTTTTTTCTTATCCCCTTTTTTAAAAGAGAAGGTAAAATGTACCTTACTATAGCCACCGGTTGTACTGGCGGCAGACACCGCTCGGTGACGGTCACAGAGGAATTAAAGAATATTCTTACGGAGAAGGGCTACGAGGTTGTAGTCCATCATCGGGATATTTTACTGGGCTGA
- a CDS encoding PTS sugar transporter subunit IIA gives MVGIVLATHGKLAEELVKVSEFIVGRMEQVTAVSIDPTQDVEMLRKEIQKAIKRVDSSNGVLILTDMFGGTPSNISLSFLEEGKIDVVTGVNLPMLMRLTHSREKLTLAEVAEQAKSYGRKGISQASEVLKK, from the coding sequence ATGGTCGGTATAGTGTTGGCCACACATGGCAAGCTGGCAGAAGAATTAGTTAAGGTATCTGAATTCATCGTGGGACGGATGGAGCAGGTTACAGCCGTGTCCATAGACCCGACACAAGATGTAGAGATGTTGCGTAAGGAAATCCAAAAAGCTATTAAAAGGGTAGACAGTAGTAACGGCGTTCTCATTTTGACGGACATGTTTGGAGGAACCCCTTCCAATATTAGCCTTTCCTTTCTGGAAGAAGGGAAGATTGACGTCGTCACCGGTGTTAACCTGCCTATGCTGATGAGGTTGACCCATTCTCGTGAAAAATTAACCCTGGCTGAGGTAGCTGAACAGGCTAAATCTTACGGCCGCAAAGGCATCTCTCAAGCCAGCGAAGTACTCAAGAAATAA